The following coding sequences are from one Bradyrhizobium sp. 200 window:
- the rlmJ gene encoding 23S rRNA (adenine(2030)-N(6))-methyltransferase RlmJ, with protein sequence MNYRHAFHAGGFADVIKHIVLVRMLTYLQEKQAPFRVIDTHAGAGRYDLTGEEARRGGEWLTGIARVLQARFSENTLPLVTPYLDIVRAFNAPGKLEAYPGSPLIARALLRPQDRLTACEIELGARRQLIDALRRDSQARVVDLDGWTALPAFVPPNERRGLVLIDPSFEQKDEFERLADGFAEAYAKWPTGSYLIWYPVKSRRATDALAHLVAGAAAASKPAGKCLRLEFSVAPQAPGGPLASTGLLVVNPPWTLAGELKTILPELEKPLGQGGAGRFRLETPKP encoded by the coding sequence ATGAACTACCGACACGCCTTTCACGCCGGCGGCTTTGCCGATGTCATCAAGCACATCGTGCTGGTGCGGATGCTGACCTATCTGCAGGAAAAGCAGGCCCCGTTTCGCGTCATCGACACCCATGCCGGCGCCGGGCGCTACGATCTCACAGGCGAAGAAGCGCGCCGCGGCGGTGAATGGCTGACCGGGATCGCACGGGTGCTGCAGGCGCGGTTTTCGGAAAACACGCTGCCGCTGGTGACCCCCTATCTCGATATCGTCAGGGCATTCAATGCGCCGGGCAAGCTTGAGGCCTATCCCGGATCGCCCCTGATCGCCCGCGCGCTGCTGCGGCCGCAGGACCGCCTCACGGCCTGCGAAATCGAGCTTGGCGCCCGCAGGCAACTGATCGACGCGCTGCGCCGCGACAGCCAGGCGCGGGTGGTCGATCTCGACGGCTGGACCGCGCTGCCGGCCTTCGTACCGCCCAACGAGCGGCGCGGCCTGGTGCTGATTGATCCCTCGTTCGAGCAAAAGGACGAGTTCGAGCGTCTGGCCGACGGATTCGCCGAGGCCTACGCGAAATGGCCGACCGGCAGCTATCTGATCTGGTATCCGGTGAAGAGCCGGCGCGCCACCGACGCCCTGGCGCACCTTGTCGCAGGCGCTGCCGCCGCCAGCAAGCCGGCCGGGAAATGCCTGCGGCTCGAATTTTCCGTTGCGCCGCAGGCGCCGGGCGGCCCCCTCGCCTCCACCGGGCTCCTGGTCGTCAATCCGCCGTGGACGCTTGCGGGCGAGTTGAAGACAATTCTACCCGAACTCGAAAAACCGCTCGGTCAGGGCGGGGCCGGCCGGTTCAGGCTGGAGACGCCCAAGCCGTGA
- a CDS encoding molybdenum cofactor biosynthesis protein MoaE — protein MSVTATIRIQEADFDVAQEIAALTKGRTDIGAVVTFSGICRGSENGEPIAALTLEHYPGMAEAEIARHADEALARWPLQGLTIIHRFGRIAPGENIVLVVTASPHRRAAFEAAEFLMDYLKTNAPFWKREESQKGTNWVEARDHDDAAAARWTKP, from the coding sequence ATGTCCGTCACCGCGACCATTCGCATCCAGGAAGCGGATTTCGACGTCGCGCAGGAAATCGCCGCCCTCACGAAGGGCCGCACCGATATCGGCGCCGTCGTCACGTTCAGCGGCATCTGCCGCGGCAGCGAGAACGGCGAGCCGATCGCCGCGCTGACGCTCGAGCATTATCCAGGGATGGCGGAGGCCGAGATCGCGCGCCACGCCGACGAGGCGCTGGCGCGCTGGCCGTTGCAGGGACTGACCATCATTCACCGCTTCGGCCGCATCGCGCCGGGCGAGAACATCGTGCTGGTGGTGACGGCGTCGCCGCATCGCCGGGCAGCCTTCGAAGCAGCGGAATTCCTGATGGACTACCTCAAGACCAACGCGCCGTTCTGGAAGCGCGAGGAAAGCCAAAAAGGCACGAACTGGGTCGAGGCGCGCGACCATGATGACGCAGCCGCCGCGCGCTGGACCAAACCCTGA
- a CDS encoding MarR family transcriptional regulator: MTDINFSRGPADPDSQAAAGASPALRAGEMRWDIIELLFFAYRDFVGDADHELEAFGFGRAHHRVMHFVYRYPGLKVADLLDVLRITKQSLGRVLKQLLDEGYIVQKTGNNDRRQRLLYATPKGEALVAKLAGLQTDRITRALRDINPEGVAAISQFLRAMIDRDDPDKVLEAIFGIGSKKPRE, from the coding sequence ATGACTGACATAAATTTCTCAAGGGGCCCGGCCGACCCCGATTCGCAAGCGGCCGCCGGCGCGTCCCCTGCCCTGCGGGCCGGCGAAATGCGCTGGGACATCATCGAACTGTTGTTCTTCGCCTATCGCGACTTCGTGGGCGATGCCGACCATGAGCTTGAGGCGTTCGGGTTCGGCCGCGCCCATCACCGGGTGATGCATTTCGTCTACCGCTATCCCGGCCTCAAGGTCGCCGACCTGCTGGACGTATTGCGGATCACCAAGCAGTCGCTTGGCCGGGTGCTCAAGCAGTTGCTCGATGAGGGCTATATCGTCCAGAAAACCGGCAATAACGACCGCCGGCAGCGCCTTCTTTACGCCACCCCCAAGGGCGAAGCCTTGGTGGCAAAGCTCGCAGGGCTGCAGACCGATCGCATCACCCGCGCGCTCCGGGACATCAATCCCGAAGGCGTTGCGGCGATCAGCCAGTTCCTGCGCGCGATGATCGATCGCGACGACCCCGACAAGGTGTTAGAGGCGATCTTCGGGATCGGCAGCAAGAAGCCAAGGGAGTGA
- a CDS encoding cold-shock protein, whose translation MAMTGTVKFFNGERGYGFIKPDDGGRDVFVHITAVERAGLKDLTEGQRITFEVEPDKKGKGPKAVNLVISS comes from the coding sequence ATGGCCATGACTGGTACAGTCAAGTTCTTCAATGGAGAACGCGGCTACGGCTTCATCAAGCCCGATGACGGCGGCCGCGATGTATTTGTTCATATTACCGCCGTCGAGCGGGCCGGATTGAAGGATCTGACTGAAGGGCAGCGCATTACGTTCGAGGTCGAACCGGACAAGAAGGGCAAAGGCCCCAAGGCGGTCAACCTGGTGATTTCATCGTAA
- a CDS encoding ATP-binding protein, which produces MSTLDTGLTFIRNASRRVSRANGWMGNAFKGWMPTGLYARALLIMIVPMVILQTVVAFVFMERHWNTVTRRLSAAVVQDIASLIDVYKAFPQDKDRAQLRHIGQRLQLVVDFLPVGDMPQPGPKPFFSLLDQTLSSQIGRQIRRPFWIDTVGKSNLVEIRIQLDDAVMRVFAQRSAAYASNSEIFIFWMLGTSSILLIVAVLFLRNQIRPILRLADAAESFGKGREVPNFRPRGAREVRQAAQAFLEMKARVERSIEQRTAMLAGVSHDLRTILTRFKLELALIGDSPEVDGMRKDVDEMAGMLEAYLSFARGDSGEVAQPTDMAMALEDLRSDAERHGHTATVVFRGLPVVTVKPASFKRCIANLVSNAARHANTVAITGHRDHRYLTVTVDDDGPGIPANMREEVFKPFLRLDDARNQDEGGTGLGLAIARDIARSHGGDITLGDSPMGGLRAAVRVPV; this is translated from the coding sequence ATGAGCACGCTCGACACCGGCCTGACGTTCATCCGCAATGCGTCGCGACGCGTCTCCAGGGCCAATGGCTGGATGGGCAATGCGTTCAAGGGCTGGATGCCGACCGGCCTCTATGCCCGGGCGCTCCTGATCATGATCGTGCCGATGGTGATCCTGCAAACGGTCGTGGCGTTCGTGTTCATGGAGCGGCACTGGAACACGGTGACACGGCGGCTGTCGGCTGCCGTGGTGCAGGACATCGCCAGCCTGATCGACGTCTACAAGGCCTTTCCGCAGGACAAGGACCGCGCGCAATTGCGCCACATCGGGCAGCGGCTGCAACTGGTCGTCGATTTTCTTCCCGTCGGCGATATGCCGCAGCCCGGGCCGAAACCATTCTTCTCGCTGCTCGACCAGACCCTGTCGTCGCAGATCGGCCGCCAGATCCGCCGCCCGTTCTGGATCGATACTGTCGGCAAGTCCAATCTGGTTGAAATCCGCATTCAGCTCGACGATGCCGTGATGCGTGTGTTCGCACAGCGCAGTGCCGCCTATGCCTCCAATTCGGAGATTTTTATCTTCTGGATGCTCGGCACATCTTCGATCCTGTTGATCGTCGCGGTGCTGTTCCTGCGCAACCAGATCAGGCCGATCCTGCGGCTGGCGGACGCCGCCGAAAGCTTCGGCAAGGGGCGCGAGGTGCCGAATTTCCGCCCGCGCGGCGCACGGGAGGTGCGGCAAGCGGCGCAGGCGTTCCTGGAGATGAAAGCTCGCGTCGAGCGCTCGATCGAACAGCGCACCGCGATGCTGGCCGGTGTCAGCCACGATCTGCGCACCATCCTGACCCGCTTCAAGCTCGAACTCGCGCTGATCGGCGACAGCCCCGAAGTCGACGGCATGCGCAAGGACGTCGACGAAATGGCCGGCATGCTGGAGGCCTATCTCTCCTTCGCGCGCGGCGACAGCGGCGAGGTGGCGCAGCCGACCGACATGGCGATGGCGCTGGAAGACTTGCGCAGCGATGCAGAACGCCACGGCCATACCGCGACCGTGGTGTTCCGCGGCCTGCCCGTGGTGACGGTGAAGCCGGCCTCGTTCAAGCGCTGCATCGCCAACCTCGTCTCCAACGCCGCGCGCCACGCCAACACGGTCGCCATCACCGGCCACCGCGATCACCGCTATTTGACGGTGACGGTCGACGACGACGGGCCGGGCATTCCCGCCAACATGCGCGAGGAAGTGTTCAAGCCGTTCCTGCGGCTCGACGATGCCCGCAACCAGGACGAAGGCGGCACCGGCCTCGGGCTTGCCATCGCCCGCGACATCGCCCGCTCGCATGGCGGCGACATCACGCTCGGCGACAGCCCGATGGGCGGATTGCGGGCGGCGGTAAGGGTGCCGGTGTAG
- the pgsA gene encoding CDP-diacylglycerol--glycerol-3-phosphate 3-phosphatidyltransferase encodes MNIATTRGQAKTLSLPNILTYARIAAIPVVVGCVFAQSILDGPLWLRWVALAVFIAAAVTDYLDGYYARIWDQQSAFGRMLDPIADKLLVASCLLMLAADSSIHGWTLWAAIVILCREILVSGLREYLAALRVSVPVTKLAKWKTTIQLVAIGFLIAGEAGEQILPQTTLIGIVLLWMSAIFTIYTGWDYFRAGIHHLIKEDEG; translated from the coding sequence ATGAACATCGCAACAACCAGGGGACAGGCCAAAACCCTGTCGCTGCCGAATATCCTGACCTACGCCCGTATTGCCGCCATTCCGGTGGTGGTCGGCTGCGTTTTCGCCCAGTCCATCCTGGACGGCCCGCTGTGGCTGCGCTGGGTGGCTTTGGCTGTCTTTATTGCCGCCGCGGTGACTGACTACCTCGATGGCTACTATGCACGAATCTGGGACCAGCAGTCCGCCTTTGGTCGCATGCTCGACCCGATCGCCGACAAGCTGCTGGTGGCGTCCTGCCTCTTGATGCTGGCCGCCGATAGCAGCATCCATGGCTGGACCCTGTGGGCGGCCATCGTGATCCTGTGCCGCGAAATCCTGGTCTCGGGCTTAAGGGAATATCTGGCGGCGTTGCGGGTCAGTGTGCCCGTAACCAAGCTGGCGAAATGGAAGACCACGATCCAGTTGGTCGCGATCGGCTTCCTGATCGCGGGCGAAGCGGGCGAACAGATCCTGCCGCAGACCACCCTGATCGGAATCGTCCTGTTGTGGATGTCGGCGATCTTCACGATCTACACCGGTTGGGATTATTTCCGCGCCGGCATCCATCACCTCATCAAGGAGGATGAGGGATGA
- the moaD gene encoding molybdopterin converting factor subunit 1, with protein sequence MKVKYFAWVRERVGVAEESVEPPADVRTVSDLIGWLSSRGEAYAHAFEKPKVIRAAIDHAHVKPDAMISGAREIAFFPPMTGG encoded by the coding sequence ATGAAGGTCAAATATTTCGCCTGGGTACGCGAGCGGGTCGGCGTGGCGGAGGAAAGCGTAGAACCGCCGGCCGATGTGCGCACGGTGAGCGATTTGATCGGCTGGCTGTCCAGCCGCGGCGAGGCCTACGCCCATGCCTTCGAAAAGCCGAAGGTGATCCGCGCCGCGATCGACCACGCCCATGTCAAGCCGGACGCCATGATATCAGGCGCGCGCGAGATTGCGTTCTTCCCGCCGATGACCGGCGGTTGA
- a CDS encoding branched-chain amino acid aminotransferase has product MSLKFDIQPAVNPTPEQERTAKLADPGFGRVFTDHMAIVRYNQAKGWHGARLEARANFPLDPAAAVLHYAQEIFEGLKAYKRDNGVNLFRPDANARRFKSSAERMAMAPLPEDVFIEAVEQLVRIDSAWIPGGEGSLYLRPFMIASEVFLGVKPSAEYIFAVIASPVGSYFKGGPAPVSIWVSENYTRAAIGGTGAVKCGGNYAASLRAQAEAIEHGCDQVVFLDAVERRYIEELGGMNVFFVFDDGSLLTPPLGTILPGITRDSIIALAKDSGTRVREETYTIDQWRADAASGKLKEAFACGTAAVISPIGKVCSASGDFLISGGAAGPVAMGLRKKLVDIQYGRAEDPHDWIRKVL; this is encoded by the coding sequence ATGAGTTTGAAATTCGACATCCAGCCTGCGGTGAATCCGACTCCTGAGCAGGAGCGCACGGCAAAGCTCGCCGACCCGGGCTTCGGCCGGGTCTTCACCGATCACATGGCGATCGTCCGCTACAACCAGGCCAAGGGCTGGCATGGCGCACGCTTGGAAGCTCGCGCGAATTTCCCGCTCGATCCGGCTGCCGCCGTCCTGCACTACGCGCAGGAGATTTTCGAGGGCCTCAAGGCCTACAAGCGCGACAACGGCGTGAACCTGTTCCGCCCCGATGCCAATGCAAGGCGCTTCAAGAGTTCGGCCGAGCGCATGGCCATGGCGCCGCTGCCGGAGGATGTGTTCATCGAAGCGGTCGAGCAACTCGTGCGCATCGACAGCGCCTGGATACCCGGCGGCGAGGGCAGTCTCTATCTGCGGCCCTTCATGATCGCGAGCGAGGTCTTCCTCGGCGTGAAGCCGTCGGCGGAATACATCTTCGCCGTCATCGCCTCGCCGGTCGGCTCCTATTTCAAGGGCGGACCTGCGCCGGTGTCGATCTGGGTGTCGGAGAACTACACGCGCGCCGCGATCGGCGGCACCGGCGCCGTCAAATGCGGTGGCAATTACGCCGCGAGCCTGCGCGCGCAGGCCGAGGCCATCGAGCACGGCTGCGACCAGGTGGTTTTCCTCGATGCGGTCGAGCGCCGCTACATCGAGGAACTTGGCGGCATGAACGTCTTCTTCGTGTTCGACGACGGCTCGCTGCTGACCCCGCCGCTCGGCACCATCCTGCCGGGCATCACCCGCGATTCGATCATCGCGCTCGCCAAGGATTCCGGCACGCGCGTGCGCGAGGAAACCTACACGATCGATCAGTGGCGCGCCGACGCAGCCAGCGGAAAGCTGAAGGAAGCGTTCGCCTGCGGCACGGCGGCCGTCATCTCGCCGATCGGCAAGGTGTGTTCGGCGAGCGGCGATTTTCTGATCTCCGGCGGCGCGGCCGGCCCGGTTGCCATGGGACTGCGCAAGAAGCTGGTCGACATCCAGTATGGCCGCGCTGAAGACCCGCACGACTGGATCAGAAAAGTCCTGTAA
- a CDS encoding outer membrane protein: MSRFVWGALALIAAGWTMSARAADLYGSRAPLTVNQTLLRPDSWAGPYLGGNLGYAWGSVANNPAKPSGFVGGVQAGYNWRNGPWVFGIEGDIQATGAEETFAPWKFSNPWFGTVRGRAGFAFDNVLFFGTGGLAFGELRATTFGVTESHTNAGWTLGVGAEMGFAPNWSAKVEYLYVDLANSNFVITGASNGYRFGLIRAGVNYHF; the protein is encoded by the coding sequence ATGAGCAGGTTTGTGTGGGGCGCGCTGGCGCTGATCGCTGCAGGCTGGACCATGTCGGCACGGGCGGCCGACCTCTACGGATCGCGCGCGCCCTTGACAGTTAACCAGACGCTGCTCCGTCCCGATAGTTGGGCCGGTCCCTATCTCGGCGGCAACCTCGGCTATGCCTGGGGCTCGGTCGCAAACAATCCGGCCAAGCCGTCCGGTTTCGTGGGTGGCGTTCAGGCCGGCTACAATTGGCGGAACGGTCCGTGGGTGTTCGGTATCGAAGGCGACATCCAGGCGACCGGCGCCGAAGAAACCTTCGCTCCGTGGAAATTCTCCAATCCCTGGTTCGGCACGGTTCGCGGTCGCGCTGGTTTCGCGTTCGACAACGTCTTGTTCTTCGGCACGGGCGGTCTCGCCTTCGGCGAGCTGCGCGCCACCACCTTCGGTGTCACGGAGTCGCATACCAATGCTGGCTGGACGCTCGGCGTCGGCGCCGAAATGGGCTTCGCTCCGAACTGGAGCGCCAAGGTCGAATATCTCTACGTCGATCTGGCCAACAGCAACTTCGTCATTACAGGTGCGTCGAACGGTTACCGGTTCGGCCTGATCCGGGCCGGCGTGAACTATCACTTCTGA
- the uvrC gene encoding excinuclease ABC subunit UvrC, whose product MDHDSTDQPRPPRKARQGSQPDMPPQNLVAADVDPATSAAEEDDEARLPEAPEEPAEAIAEGPLAVGHAAIENAVRLAPTSPGVYRMLNGASDVLYVGKAKNVRKRLASYARVNAPLPARILRMIAATVTVEIVSTTTETEALLLEANLIKQLRPRFNVQLRDDKSFPYILISGDHWAPQILKHRGAQTRPGRYFGPFASAGAVNRTITALQRAFLIRSCTDGFFESRTRPCLLYQIRRCSGPCTREIDFPGYSELVREANDFLSGRSHAVKELLAGEMEKASSELEFETAALYRDRLAALSAIQSQQGINPRTVEEADVFAIHQEGGYSCVEVFFFRTGQNWGNRAYFPRAEKSFTPEEVLGAFLAQFYDDKPPPRLVLLSHAIEESALLADALGVKAGYKVEVSVPKRGEKKELVTHALTNAREALGRKLADTATQSRLLEAIATTLGLPQVPKRIEVYDNSHIQGTNAVGAMIVAGPDGFIKNQYRKFNIRSEGLTPGDDYAMMREVLERRFKRLLKPPEGDAVKAKADDDSFPQWPDLVIIDGGRGQLNAVREIFEGLGLTQVSLMAVAKGPDRDAGRETLFMPDREAIKLEPRDPVLYFIQRLRDEAHRFVIGSHRKLRKKDIREAGLQEIPGIGPSRKRALLHHFGTLKEIERASIADLGKVPGVSAESARKIFEFFHAQPG is encoded by the coding sequence ATGGATCACGATTCTACCGACCAGCCGAGGCCCCCGCGCAAGGCGCGGCAGGGTTCCCAGCCGGACATGCCGCCACAGAACCTGGTCGCCGCCGACGTCGATCCCGCGACATCTGCCGCCGAGGAGGACGACGAGGCGCGCCTGCCGGAAGCCCCCGAGGAGCCCGCCGAGGCGATTGCCGAAGGCCCGCTGGCGGTCGGCCACGCGGCCATCGAAAACGCGGTACGGCTGGCGCCGACCTCTCCCGGCGTCTACCGCATGCTCAATGGTGCCAGCGACGTGCTGTACGTCGGCAAGGCGAAAAACGTCCGCAAGCGGCTTGCTTCCTACGCCCGCGTCAACGCGCCGCTGCCGGCGCGCATCCTGCGCATGATCGCCGCGACCGTGACCGTCGAGATCGTCTCCACCACGACCGAGACCGAAGCGCTGCTGCTGGAAGCCAATCTGATCAAGCAGCTACGGCCGCGCTTCAACGTGCAACTGCGCGACGACAAGTCGTTTCCCTACATCCTGATATCAGGCGACCATTGGGCGCCGCAGATCCTCAAACATCGCGGCGCGCAGACCAGGCCTGGACGATATTTCGGGCCGTTCGCATCGGCAGGCGCCGTCAATCGCACCATCACGGCGCTGCAGCGCGCCTTCCTGATCCGCTCCTGCACCGACGGCTTCTTTGAAAGCCGCACCCGGCCGTGCCTGCTGTACCAGATCCGCCGCTGCTCGGGCCCCTGCACCCGCGAGATCGACTTCCCCGGCTATTCCGAACTGGTGCGCGAGGCGAACGATTTTCTTTCCGGCCGCAGCCACGCTGTGAAGGAGTTGCTCGCCGGCGAGATGGAGAAGGCGTCGAGCGAGCTGGAGTTCGAGACCGCGGCGCTCTACCGTGACCGGCTCGCCGCGCTGTCGGCGATCCAGTCCCAGCAGGGCATCAATCCGCGCACCGTGGAAGAAGCCGACGTGTTCGCCATCCATCAGGAAGGCGGCTATTCCTGCGTGGAAGTGTTTTTCTTCCGCACCGGCCAGAACTGGGGCAACCGCGCCTATTTCCCGCGCGCGGAGAAGTCGTTCACGCCGGAAGAGGTGCTGGGCGCATTCCTCGCCCAATTCTATGACGACAAGCCGCCGCCAAGGCTCGTCCTGCTCTCGCACGCGATCGAGGAATCAGCGCTGCTTGCCGACGCTCTTGGCGTGAAGGCCGGCTACAAGGTCGAAGTCTCGGTGCCGAAGCGCGGCGAGAAAAAGGAATTGGTCACGCATGCGCTGACCAACGCGCGCGAGGCGCTTGGCCGCAAGCTCGCCGATACGGCGACGCAGAGCCGGCTGCTGGAAGCGATCGCAACCACGCTCGGCCTGCCGCAGGTGCCGAAGCGTATCGAGGTCTACGACAACAGCCACATCCAGGGCACCAACGCCGTCGGCGCGATGATCGTGGCGGGGCCGGACGGCTTTATCAAAAACCAGTACCGCAAGTTCAACATCAGGTCCGAGGGACTGACGCCCGGCGACGACTATGCGATGATGCGCGAGGTGCTGGAACGGCGCTTCAAGCGGCTGCTGAAACCGCCGGAGGGCGATGCCGTCAAGGCGAAGGCCGACGATGATTCGTTTCCGCAATGGCCCGACCTCGTCATCATCGACGGCGGCCGCGGCCAGCTCAACGCCGTCAGAGAGATTTTCGAAGGTCTCGGACTTACCCAGGTCTCCCTCATGGCGGTGGCCAAAGGCCCGGACCGCGATGCCGGGCGGGAGACCCTGTTCATGCCGGACCGCGAAGCCATCAAGCTCGAGCCGCGCGACCCGGTGCTGTATTTCATCCAGCGGCTGCGCGACGAGGCGCATCGCTTCGTGATCGGCTCCCACCGCAAACTGCGGAAAAAAGACATCAGGGAAGCCGGCCTGCAGGAAATCCCGGGCATCGGCCCGTCACGCAAACGTGCCTTGCTGCATCATTTCGGAACGCTGAAGGAGATCGAGCGGGCCTCGATCGCGGACCTCGGCAAGGTTCCAGGCGTTAGCGCCGAGAGCGCCCGCAAGATCTTTGAGTTTTTTCATGCACAGCCGGGCTAA
- a CDS encoding DUF3617 family protein — MRRLLLVSCSAVGLLALLPVSGAVAVELPVRKAGLWEMKVLSGGSTPEMTMQQCTDETTDKDMSTAMSPVAKEICSKQDIQKTATGYVTDSVCGVAGMTIKSKAEINGDFNSAYTVKSTSHTEGGMAGTPRDSTSTIEAKWIGACKPDQKPGDIMMPGGMKMNVKDMQKLKALIPKQPAK, encoded by the coding sequence ATGCGACGACTGCTTCTTGTGTCTTGTTCGGCCGTTGGTCTGCTTGCCCTGTTGCCGGTGAGCGGCGCCGTCGCCGTGGAGCTGCCGGTGCGCAAGGCCGGCCTGTGGGAGATGAAGGTGCTGAGCGGCGGATCGACGCCCGAGATGACCATGCAGCAGTGCACCGACGAGACCACGGACAAGGACATGAGCACCGCAATGTCGCCGGTGGCCAAGGAGATCTGCTCGAAGCAGGATATCCAGAAGACGGCGACCGGCTATGTCACCGATTCCGTCTGCGGCGTCGCCGGCATGACGATCAAGTCAAAGGCCGAGATCAACGGCGATTTCAATTCCGCCTACACCGTGAAATCGACTTCGCACACCGAGGGTGGGATGGCCGGCACCCCGCGCGACAGCACCTCGACGATCGAGGCGAAGTGGATCGGCGCCTGCAAGCCCGACCAGAAGCCCGGCGACATCATGATGCCTGGCGGCATGAAGATGAACGTCAAGGACATGCAAAAGCTGAAGGCCCTGATTCCAAAACAGCCGGCGAAGTAG
- a CDS encoding response regulator transcription factor, whose translation MTVPQGATIAATTVRATQPLADDAPHLLLVDDDRRIRDLLSRFLTGEGYRVTTASSANDARAKLLGLHFDLLILDVMMPGETGFDLARFIRTSSSVPIIMLTARHEAQARIEGLQIGADDYVAKPFEPRELILRIGNILKRSAPPPVEALEQIAFGPYVFHLDRGELRQGEEIIHLTDREREMLRILAAAPGETVPRAALTGGDTVNERAVDVQINRLRRKIERDPANPLFLQAVRGIGYRLVASP comes from the coding sequence GTGACCGTGCCGCAAGGAGCAACCATCGCTGCAACCACTGTGCGCGCGACGCAGCCATTGGCCGACGACGCCCCGCATCTGCTCCTGGTCGACGACGACCGCCGTATCCGCGATCTTTTGTCGCGGTTCCTGACCGGCGAGGGTTATCGCGTCACCACCGCCTCGAGCGCGAACGATGCCCGCGCCAAACTGCTCGGCCTGCATTTCGACCTGCTGATCCTCGACGTCATGATGCCCGGCGAAACCGGCTTCGATCTGGCCCGCTTTATTCGCACCTCCTCCTCGGTGCCCATCATCATGCTGACGGCCCGCCACGAGGCGCAGGCGCGGATCGAGGGCCTGCAGATCGGCGCCGACGACTATGTCGCAAAACCGTTCGAGCCGCGCGAACTGATCTTGCGGATCGGCAATATCCTCAAGCGCTCCGCACCGCCGCCGGTGGAGGCGCTGGAGCAGATCGCGTTCGGCCCTTACGTTTTTCATCTCGATCGCGGCGAACTGCGCCAGGGCGAGGAGATCATTCACCTGACCGACCGCGAGCGCGAAATGCTGCGCATTCTGGCGGCTGCGCCCGGCGAGACCGTGCCGCGCGCGGCGCTGACCGGCGGCGACACGGTGAACGAGCGCGCGGTCGACGTGCAGATCAACCGCCTGCGGCGCAAGATCGAGCGCGATCCCGCCAATCCGCTGTTCCTGCAGGCAGTGCGCGGCATCGGCTATCGCCTGGTCGCGTCGCCCTAG
- a CDS encoding ribonuclease T2: MYRSIIISRLLISLALVVVSAGMASAQDRRQNAPGEFDFYVLALSWSPSFCEAAAERGNSGRSQIQCERPYSFVVHGLWPQYERGFPEYCQRPSPRLDRNIMTSMLDLMPAPGLIFNEWDKHGTCAGLGARAYFESVRKARAAVKIPEEFLQLSEQKTIAPADLEAAFIKINPGLSSSAISVICSSRRLSEVRVCLSKDMQFRACEEIDRRACRRDEVVMPPVRGG; this comes from the coding sequence ATGTACCGATCCATCATTATTTCGCGGCTTCTGATTTCGCTGGCGCTTGTTGTCGTCTCCGCCGGGATGGCATCCGCCCAGGACCGCCGGCAGAACGCCCCGGGCGAGTTCGATTTTTACGTCCTGGCCCTTTCCTGGTCGCCTTCGTTCTGCGAGGCGGCGGCCGAGCGCGGCAATAGCGGGCGTTCACAGATCCAGTGCGAACGGCCCTATTCCTTCGTGGTGCACGGCCTGTGGCCGCAGTATGAGCGCGGCTTTCCCGAATATTGCCAGCGGCCCTCGCCGCGGCTCGATCGCAACATCATGACCTCGATGCTGGACCTGATGCCGGCGCCCGGCCTGATCTTCAACGAATGGGACAAGCACGGCACCTGCGCCGGCCTCGGCGCGCGGGCCTATTTCGAGAGCGTCCGCAAGGCCCGCGCGGCCGTGAAAATCCCCGAGGAATTCCTGCAATTGTCGGAGCAGAAAACCATCGCTCCGGCCGATCTCGAGGCGGCCTTCATCAAGATCAACCCGGGCCTGAGCAGTTCGGCGATTTCGGTGATCTGCTCGAGCCGGCGGCTGAGCGAGGTGCGGGTCTGCCTGAGCAAGGACATGCAATTCCGCGCCTGTGAGGAAATCGACCGCCGCGCCTGCCGGCGCGACGAGGTGGTGATGCCGCCGGTGCGGGGCGGCTGA